A stretch of the Streptomyces venezuelae genome encodes the following:
- a CDS encoding glycoside hydrolase family 26 protein yields the protein MPGPRRRLASACIGTVTAGLLATGAALAAPEEDEPADSGIAMGAYLDYGPAGVARIRSLSYWLGGREIRVGHTYLPGDRWSNIEGSPDFLEDWAAWRLADPDRMFVLNVPMQERNEAGVADWQVSRLIRAGASGQFDRHFTKLAERLVELGVPDTVIVLGWEMNGTTYTHRCAPDPANWKVYWRRIVTAMRAVPGQEFRFDFNPNRGTDAIPWTRCYPGDDVVDIIGMDSYDQGPGRTFDDHITQPYGLQHQVDFAKAHGKPVSYPEWGLFRNGDNPEYIRRMLQWIEQQKPLYHTITDYCPHGVWQCKANPRSTRVFHELMAVRPGPIPTPVVPTPVVPTPVIPTPVVPTPVVPTPVVPTPEVPTPQVPTQPPVVVVPSPEVPAPTPTPTPSPVTPTPEPELPTPTPSPVAPTPVAPSPVQPVPLPSPVVPTPTAPPTPPAPPLNSEEWCLPLNFGEWLNQLVGNQSVCVKLDWRWPF from the coding sequence ATGCCCGGACCACGCCGCAGACTGGCGAGCGCCTGCATCGGCACCGTCACGGCCGGGCTGCTCGCCACCGGCGCCGCGCTCGCGGCACCGGAGGAGGACGAGCCCGCGGATTCCGGCATCGCCATGGGTGCGTATCTCGACTACGGGCCGGCCGGGGTGGCCCGGATCCGGAGCCTGTCGTACTGGCTGGGCGGCCGGGAGATCCGGGTCGGGCACACCTATCTGCCCGGAGACCGCTGGTCGAACATCGAGGGCTCCCCCGACTTCCTCGAGGACTGGGCGGCCTGGCGGCTGGCCGACCCGGACCGGATGTTCGTCCTCAACGTGCCCATGCAGGAACGCAACGAGGCCGGAGTGGCCGACTGGCAGGTGTCCCGGCTGATCCGGGCCGGCGCCTCGGGACAGTTCGACCGGCACTTCACCAAGCTGGCCGAACGGCTGGTCGAGCTGGGCGTGCCGGACACGGTGATCGTGCTGGGCTGGGAGATGAACGGCACCACGTACACCCACCGGTGCGCGCCGGACCCGGCGAACTGGAAGGTGTACTGGCGGCGGATCGTCACGGCGATGCGTGCGGTACCGGGCCAGGAGTTCCGGTTCGACTTCAACCCGAACCGCGGTACGGACGCGATCCCCTGGACCCGCTGCTACCCCGGTGACGACGTGGTCGACATCATCGGCATGGACTCGTACGACCAGGGGCCCGGCCGTACGTTCGACGACCACATCACCCAGCCGTACGGGCTCCAGCACCAGGTCGACTTCGCGAAGGCGCACGGGAAGCCGGTCTCGTACCCCGAGTGGGGGCTGTTCCGGAACGGGGACAACCCGGAGTACATCCGGCGCATGCTCCAGTGGATCGAGCAGCAGAAGCCGCTCTACCACACCATCACCGACTACTGCCCGCACGGCGTGTGGCAGTGCAAGGCCAACCCGCGGTCCACGCGGGTGTTCCACGAGCTGATGGCGGTCCGTCCGGGCCCGATCCCGACGCCGGTGGTCCCCACGCCGGTGGTCCCGACCCCGGTGATCCCGACTCCGGTCGTGCCCACCCCGGTCGTGCCCACGCCCGTCGTGCCCACCCCCGAGGTCCCGACTCCGCAGGTCCCGACCCAGCCGCCCGTTGTGGTCGTCCCGAGTCCCGAAGTCCCCGCTCCGACGCCCACACCCACGCCCTCGCCGGTCACCCCGACCCCCGAACCCGAGCTCCCGACCCCGACCCCGAGCCCGGTCGCCCCGACTCCGGTCGCTCCGAGCCCGGTCCAGCCGGTGCCCCTGCCGAGTCCGGTCGTGCCCACGCCCACCGCACCGCCCACGCCCCCGGCCCCGCCGCTGAACAGTGAGGAGTGGTGCCTGCCGCTCAACTTCGGCGAGTGGCTCAACCAGCTCGTCGGCAACCAGTCCGTCTGCGTGAAGCTGGACTGGCGCTGGCCCTTCTAG
- a CDS encoding GNAT family N-acetyltransferase, translating into MSRAAALGPLTVSLCRDPRQFAALEQPWNRLVRACPTATPFQSHAWLHSWWLSYGRDGRLRTVLVRRDGELVGAAALMLVHRPMPLLVPLGGGITDYFDVLVDAEHADAVLPALAQGLHRAARGAVVDLREVRPGAAAESLYGMWPGARSRLTDSACMELPVLPFDELVKRMPTAGAQRVRAKLRKVDASGIEEHEVTEHEVPRAVRSLLRLHEKQWRGRGVTPEHLRPRFAEHLTRATRRMVRSGHGRLTEFRLDGKVVAANVTLLSSGLSGGYLYGADPELRARKVDVATLLLRHEARRALADGREVVSFLRGTEPYKNHWRPEVVVNQRLLLATAPLAPLLRLHESQLAGRERAVCALREALPAARDWRARLNDLRVR; encoded by the coding sequence ATGAGCAGGGCAGCCGCCCTCGGGCCCCTGACGGTGTCGCTGTGCCGCGACCCCCGCCAGTTCGCGGCACTGGAACAGCCCTGGAACCGGCTGGTCCGCGCCTGCCCGACCGCCACCCCCTTCCAGAGCCACGCCTGGCTGCACTCCTGGTGGCTGTCCTACGGCCGGGACGGGCGACTGCGCACCGTGCTGGTCCGGCGCGACGGCGAGCTGGTGGGCGCCGCCGCGCTGATGCTCGTACACCGGCCGATGCCGCTGCTGGTCCCGCTCGGCGGTGGAATCACCGACTACTTCGACGTCCTGGTGGACGCGGAGCACGCCGACGCCGTCCTGCCCGCGCTGGCCCAGGGGCTGCACCGGGCCGCCCGGGGCGCGGTGGTGGACCTGCGGGAGGTCCGGCCGGGGGCCGCGGCCGAAAGCCTGTACGGGATGTGGCCCGGCGCGCGCAGCAGGCTGACCGATTCGGCCTGTATGGAACTGCCCGTGCTGCCCTTCGACGAACTGGTCAAGCGGATGCCCACGGCGGGCGCCCAGCGGGTCCGGGCCAAGCTGCGGAAGGTGGACGCGTCCGGGATCGAGGAGCACGAGGTCACCGAGCACGAGGTGCCGCGCGCGGTCCGTTCCCTGCTGCGGCTGCACGAGAAGCAGTGGCGCGGGCGCGGGGTGACCCCGGAGCACCTCAGGCCGCGGTTTGCCGAGCACCTGACCCGCGCCACCCGGCGGATGGTGCGCAGCGGCCACGGCCGGCTCACCGAGTTCCGGCTGGACGGGAAGGTGGTCGCCGCCAATGTGACCCTGCTGTCCTCGGGGCTGAGCGGCGGCTACCTCTACGGGGCCGATCCCGAGCTGCGGGCGAGGAAGGTGGACGTGGCCACGCTGCTGCTGCGGCACGAGGCGCGGCGGGCGCTGGCGGACGGCCGGGAGGTGGTGAGCTTCCTGCGCGGAACCGAGCCGTACAAGAACCACTGGCGGCCGGAGGTGGTGGTCAATCAGCGGCTGCTGCTGGCCACGGCCCCGCTCGCGCCCCTGCTGCGACTGCACGAGTCGCAGCTGGCGGGACGCGAGCGGGCGGTCTGCGCGCTGCGGGAGGCCCTGCCGGCCGCCCGGGACTGGCGGGCCCGGCTGAACGACCTCCGGGTGCGGTGA
- a CDS encoding lipopolysaccharide biosynthesis protein gives MADTSDQKKAEPGTESGPGTRAERRSARGDAKPRRGRGRRLLSPPAWWPLPACALLGLAAGGAYGVLKAPEYAATSYVVAVPDETTEPATALGFAQAYARIATSSATLAYAQPRAGLTAQRLRTQVRAETSPESPMIAITGTSKSPAQAADIANAVADALSLSSNQAAKNTGVQLLLFNQAVAPTDPASPSAPISGAVGLCAGGLAGGLWLLARPGRRRTEAGTEAGTGAGTGAGNTDTPQQETAEVYVASLPAQGEGNDAVAGPVKEKEPAR, from the coding sequence ATGGCCGACACCTCCGACCAGAAGAAGGCCGAGCCCGGAACCGAGTCCGGTCCCGGCACCCGGGCCGAGCGGCGCTCCGCCCGGGGCGACGCGAAGCCGCGCAGAGGCCGCGGCCGGCGGCTGCTGTCGCCGCCCGCCTGGTGGCCGCTGCCCGCCTGCGCCCTGCTCGGGCTCGCGGCCGGCGGCGCGTACGGGGTGCTCAAGGCGCCCGAGTACGCCGCCACCAGCTATGTGGTGGCCGTCCCCGACGAGACCACCGAACCCGCCACCGCCCTCGGCTTCGCCCAGGCCTACGCCCGTATCGCCACCAGCTCCGCCACCCTCGCCTACGCCCAGCCGCGGGCCGGCCTCACCGCGCAGCGGCTGCGCACCCAGGTGCGGGCCGAGACCTCCCCCGAGTCGCCGATGATCGCCATCACCGGCACCTCGAAGAGTCCCGCCCAGGCCGCCGACATCGCCAACGCGGTCGCCGACGCGCTCTCCCTCAGCAGCAACCAGGCCGCCAAGAACACCGGTGTCCAGCTGCTGCTGTTCAACCAGGCCGTCGCGCCCACCGACCCCGCCTCTCCGTCCGCCCCGATCAGCGGTGCCGTCGGGCTGTGCGCGGGCGGCCTGGCCGGCGGGCTGTGGCTGCTGGCCCGGCCCGGCCGCCGCCGGACCGAAGCCGGGACCGAAGCCGGGACCGGAGCGGGGACCGGAGCCGGGAACACCGATACCCCGCAGCAGGAAACCGCCGAGGTGTACGTGGCTTCGCTGCCCGCCCAGGGCGAGGGCAACGACGCCGTGGCCGGCCCGGTGAAGGAGAAGGAGCCCGCGCGATGA
- a CDS encoding glycosyltransferase: MNASNASNAVNTVDAVDRVKALHIITGLGIGGAEQQLRLLLRHLPMQCDVLTLTNPGPVAEGLRADGVRVVHLGMRGNRDLKALPRLVRFIRRGEYDLVHTHLYRACVYGRLAARLAGVGATVATEHSLGDGEIEGRPLSGGVRALYLASERLGAATVAVSDTVAARLKAWGVPPARVHVVPNGIEAVRFRFDPAVRRAARARTGLPERAFVAGGVGRLVPGKRFDVLIRAVAALPGARLLLVGDGPERSALRRLAAELGAQSRIHLLGERDPLGDSADGRTPGIPALLAAMDVFVSPSREEAFGLAVVEALAAGLPVLHVTCPAIDDLPAAQAPGARRIGTGTEELIAALRGHMEAGATRLPPPPVVRRYDIAHSAEQLLKVYAHALGSAPAGPALPAPAPERADSNRTCPNPSTRK; the protein is encoded by the coding sequence GTGAACGCATCGAACGCATCGAACGCGGTGAACACGGTGGATGCGGTGGACCGGGTCAAGGCGCTGCACATCATCACCGGGCTCGGCATCGGCGGCGCCGAGCAGCAGCTGCGGCTGCTGCTCCGTCACCTGCCGATGCAGTGCGACGTGCTGACCCTGACCAACCCCGGCCCGGTGGCCGAAGGGCTGCGCGCCGACGGGGTCCGGGTGGTGCACCTGGGCATGCGCGGCAACCGGGACCTGAAGGCGCTGCCCCGGCTGGTCCGGTTCATCCGGCGCGGCGAGTACGACCTGGTGCACACCCACCTCTACCGGGCCTGTGTCTACGGGCGGCTCGCGGCGCGGCTGGCCGGGGTCGGCGCCACCGTGGCCACCGAACACTCCCTGGGCGACGGCGAGATCGAGGGCCGTCCGCTGTCGGGCGGGGTCCGGGCGCTCTACCTGGCCAGCGAGCGGCTGGGCGCCGCGACCGTCGCCGTGTCGGACACGGTGGCCGCCCGGCTGAAGGCCTGGGGGGTGCCGCCCGCCCGGGTCCATGTCGTCCCCAACGGGATCGAAGCCGTCCGCTTCCGTTTCGATCCGGCGGTACGCCGGGCCGCCCGGGCCCGCACCGGGCTGCCCGAACGGGCCTTCGTGGCCGGCGGGGTGGGCCGGCTGGTACCCGGCAAGCGGTTCGACGTACTGATCCGGGCGGTGGCCGCACTCCCCGGCGCCCGCCTGCTGCTGGTCGGGGACGGACCCGAGCGTTCCGCGCTGCGCCGGCTGGCCGCCGAGCTCGGTGCACAGAGCCGTATCCACCTGCTGGGGGAGCGCGATCCGCTGGGCGACAGCGCCGACGGCCGAACCCCGGGAATCCCGGCGCTGCTGGCCGCCATGGACGTGTTCGTCTCCCCGTCCCGGGAGGAGGCCTTCGGGCTGGCGGTGGTCGAGGCGCTGGCCGCCGGGCTGCCCGTCCTCCATGTCACCTGCCCGGCGATCGACGACCTGCCGGCGGCACAGGCGCCCGGCGCGCGCCGGATCGGCACCGGCACGGAGGAGCTGATCGCGGCCCTGCGCGGCCACATGGAAGCCGGCGCCACCCGGCTGCCGCCGCCTCCGGTGGTCCGCCGCTACGACATCGCCCACAGCGCGGAACAACTCCTGAAGGTCTACGCCCACGCCCTGGGCTCGGCCCCGGCCGGCCCGGCTCTTCCGGCCCCGGCGCCCGAGCGGGCCGATTCCAACCGCACCTGCCCGAACCCCTCCACGAGGAAGTGA
- a CDS encoding polysaccharide deacetylase family protein: MSADTEPAALAAPDRPGRRPAAPWVFMYHSVAEFTDPAEDPYGITVTPTVLEAQLRWLESRRLRGVSVGELLRARAAGRAAGLVGLTFDDGYTDFLTHALPLLRRYEFTATLFVLPGRLGVDNVWDPLGPRKSLLTAEGIRAVAEAGQEIGSHGLLHQHLNTCSDAVLQQELRGSRELLRELTGTLPEGFCYPYGTIDRRVVAATRAAGYGYACAIAPGRLAGPHALPRTHISQADGPGRLRIKQLRHRAQELRRAVLR; this comes from the coding sequence ATGTCCGCTGATACCGAGCCGGCCGCCCTCGCCGCCCCGGACCGGCCCGGCCGCCGCCCGGCGGCGCCCTGGGTCTTCATGTACCACTCCGTCGCCGAGTTCACCGACCCGGCCGAAGACCCGTACGGCATCACCGTCACCCCCACCGTCCTGGAGGCCCAGCTGCGCTGGCTGGAGAGCCGCCGGCTGCGCGGGGTGTCCGTCGGCGAGCTGCTCCGGGCCCGCGCGGCCGGCCGGGCCGCCGGACTGGTCGGACTGACCTTCGACGACGGCTACACCGACTTCCTCACGCACGCGCTGCCGCTGCTCCGGCGGTACGAGTTCACCGCGACCCTGTTCGTCCTGCCCGGACGGCTCGGCGTGGACAACGTGTGGGACCCGCTGGGCCCCCGCAAGTCCCTGCTGACCGCCGAAGGCATCCGGGCCGTCGCCGAGGCCGGCCAGGAGATCGGCTCGCACGGCCTGCTCCACCAGCACCTCAACACCTGCTCCGACGCCGTCCTCCAGCAGGAGCTGCGGGGCAGCCGCGAGCTGCTCCGCGAGCTGACCGGCACCCTCCCCGAGGGCTTCTGCTACCCCTACGGCACCATCGACCGCCGGGTCGTCGCCGCCACCCGGGCGGCCGGCTACGGCTACGCCTGCGCCATCGCCCCCGGCCGGCTGGCCGGCCCGCACGCTCTGCCCCGTACCCACATCAGCCAGGCCGACGGCCCCGGCCGGCTGCGCATCAAGCAGCTCCGCCACCGGGCGCAGGAGCTCCGGCGGGCGGTGCTCCGGTGA
- the murJ gene encoding murein biosynthesis integral membrane protein MurJ, translating to MTDTTPWRPAAAATDLAAAAGRPPHPAPHGAGGAPQPQPPHALPARGPEPGPGGTGHPSPGRSGSASGSATPPPPAPGRVPEFGSVRPGPGGGGSSPHPSVHRAGASHQAQPPHLSPHSLPGRGQEPGPARSGPGGAGHRSPGLRSGSGAGTASSRTPGSAGRPTPDAPGSAAAAAGTRSGPVDGAAELAAAGAGRMAGRQVPVFAGRARPATAGVPGGRLRVAGRPPGAAALGPDGTPADEGAPGGPGRPDGGRTGSGGDPQRAAPLGRFLAKAAAVTAGLTAAGAVLGLLRDQTIAHLFGAGPDSDAFLIAWTVPEMASTLLIEDAMALLMVPAFSHALARRSASRAGLTRREARAQDPVRLLVGATLPRLLVFLAAVASLMIVAAPLVVAVLAPGLPDPGLAVQCTRLTALTVLTFGIAGYFSAALRAHRSFLPPAAIYVSYNVGIIGTMLALHQLWGVRAAALGVACGGLLMVLVQLPAYIRNVGFGPRRAKTASRAQRDRDRPTLIAFGMIAPVIFFAVFRQSQVLVERFLAASLPPGAISHLNYAQKVAQMPMVLSLMICTVTFPVVAQAMAGGEPEKARRRVEQDLALASLAVLMGTALVIGYAPQIIQVLFERGAFTHEDTLATASVMRVYGVGLLGHCLVGALSRPFFSAARPTWFPALAMGAGLLVNIVAGAFTAGWWGTYGIAAANAAGISTTAVLLLTGLGSRIISIEVRRVAISLGRLSVAAAAACGTGWLAGPMIPDPLVSVALGCLLIPAMFAATGMAIRALEVTALPAQIAQLTQRFRHVR from the coding sequence GTGACGGATACCACGCCCTGGCGGCCCGCAGCCGCGGCGACCGACCTCGCCGCGGCTGCGGGCCGTCCGCCCCATCCCGCGCCGCACGGAGCCGGGGGCGCACCCCAGCCCCAGCCCCCGCACGCGTTGCCGGCCCGGGGCCCGGAGCCCGGCCCCGGCGGGACCGGGCACCCGTCCCCGGGCAGGTCCGGCTCCGCGTCCGGGTCCGCGACCCCGCCGCCGCCGGCGCCGGGCCGGGTTCCGGAGTTCGGTTCCGTACGGCCCGGCCCGGGCGGGGGCGGCTCTTCGCCGCACCCGTCGGTGCACCGGGCCGGGGCGTCCCACCAGGCCCAGCCCCCGCACCTGTCCCCGCACTCGTTGCCGGGCCGGGGCCAGGAGCCCGGCCCGGCCCGGTCCGGCCCCGGCGGGGCCGGGCACCGGTCCCCGGGGCTGCGCTCCGGGTCCGGAGCCGGGACGGCCTCGTCCCGGACGCCCGGGAGCGCCGGCCGGCCGACGCCGGACGCTCCCGGGTCCGCGGCTGCGGCTGCCGGGACCCGGTCCGGGCCGGTCGACGGCGCGGCGGAGCTCGCCGCCGCCGGAGCCGGGCGGATGGCCGGGCGGCAGGTGCCGGTGTTCGCCGGGCGGGCCCGCCCGGCCACCGCCGGGGTACCCGGCGGGCGGCTCCGGGTGGCCGGCCGGCCACCCGGTGCAGCAGCCCTCGGGCCGGACGGAACCCCCGCCGACGAGGGCGCGCCGGGCGGCCCCGGGCGCCCGGACGGCGGTCGCACCGGTTCCGGCGGGGACCCGCAGCGGGCCGCCCCGCTCGGCCGGTTCCTCGCCAAGGCCGCCGCGGTCACCGCCGGCCTGACCGCCGCCGGAGCCGTGCTGGGCCTGCTCCGGGACCAGACCATCGCGCACCTCTTCGGGGCCGGCCCCGACAGCGATGCCTTCCTGATCGCCTGGACCGTCCCCGAAATGGCCTCGACGCTGCTCATCGAGGACGCCATGGCCCTGCTGATGGTGCCCGCCTTCAGCCATGCCCTGGCCCGCCGGTCCGCGAGCCGGGCCGGGCTCACCCGCCGGGAAGCCCGCGCCCAGGACCCCGTACGGCTGCTGGTCGGAGCCACCCTGCCGCGGCTGCTGGTGTTCCTCGCCGCCGTCGCCTCCCTGATGATCGTCGCCGCCCCGCTGGTGGTGGCGGTGCTGGCGCCGGGCCTGCCCGATCCCGGACTGGCGGTGCAGTGCACCCGGCTGACCGCCCTGACCGTGCTCACCTTCGGTATCGCCGGGTACTTCAGCGCCGCCCTGCGCGCCCACCGCTCCTTCCTGCCCCCGGCCGCGATCTACGTCTCGTACAACGTCGGCATCATCGGGACCATGCTCGCCCTGCACCAGCTGTGGGGCGTGCGGGCCGCCGCCCTCGGGGTGGCCTGCGGCGGACTGCTGATGGTCCTGGTCCAACTTCCCGCGTACATCAGGAACGTGGGCTTCGGACCACGCCGTGCCAAGACCGCCAGCCGCGCCCAGCGCGACCGGGACCGGCCCACCCTGATCGCGTTCGGCATGATCGCCCCGGTCATCTTCTTCGCCGTGTTCCGGCAGTCGCAGGTCCTGGTCGAACGCTTCCTGGCCGCCTCCCTGCCGCCCGGCGCGATCTCGCACCTCAACTACGCGCAGAAGGTCGCGCAGATGCCGATGGTGCTCTCCCTGATGATCTGCACCGTCACTTTCCCCGTGGTCGCCCAGGCCATGGCCGGCGGCGAGCCGGAGAAGGCCCGGCGGCGGGTCGAGCAGGACCTCGCACTCGCCTCCCTCGCCGTCCTGATGGGCACCGCACTCGTCATCGGCTACGCCCCGCAGATCATCCAGGTGCTCTTCGAACGTGGCGCCTTCACCCACGAGGACACCCTCGCCACCGCCTCCGTCATGCGCGTCTACGGCGTCGGACTGCTCGGCCACTGCCTGGTCGGCGCCCTGTCCCGGCCCTTCTTCTCCGCCGCCCGCCCCACCTGGTTCCCCGCCCTCGCCATGGGCGCCGGGCTCCTCGTCAACATCGTCGCCGGGGCCTTCACCGCCGGCTGGTGGGGCACCTACGGGATCGCCGCCGCCAACGCCGCCGGCATCTCCACCACCGCCGTACTGCTGCTGACCGGCCTCGGCTCCCGGATCATCTCCATCGAGGTCCGCCGGGTCGCCATCAGCCTCGGCCGGCTCTCCGTCGCCGCCGCGGCGGCCTGCGGCACCGGCTGGCTGGCCGGGCCGATGATCCCCGACCCGCTGGTCAGCGTGGCCCTCGGCTGCCTGCTCATCCCCGCCATGTTCGCCGCCACCGGCATGGCCATACGGGCGCTCGAAGTGACCGCCCTGCCCGCCCAGATCGCCCAGCTCACCCAGAGGTTCCGTCATGTCCGCTGA